A window of Fibrobacter sp. UWB11 contains these coding sequences:
- the recJ gene encoding single-stranded-DNA-specific exonuclease RecJ yields the protein MEDLVASTLSSMLKIPHAVARFLVSRGIRTVSDAYHMLCCSENDVHDPFLMMGMDKAVEWILGVRERGERVFIFGDYDLDGMTSVTLLTRCLKTVGIESEWRLPNRFGDGYGLSVSAVDEMYEAGARNLITVDTGITANLEIAHAKELGMAVLVMDHHQPSGDGLPVSDVLLDPHQEGDDYPNPELCGVGVSYKFICALYSRLGLPNPVEYLDLVALGTLADLVQMTPENRYFTRSGLEYLKNSRWPGVQEMYSSLMKPHSCVGGIDVMYKLAPLLNAPGRMERPDPALKLLLCENKSEASQLLAELKEWNKRRKDKEAEITEMAMEQVKALYGETIPTVIVVAGENWHVGVIGIVAAKLAQEFHRPSAVLSIIDGMAHASARAVPGFNWHKALFESRELFDRWGGHANAAGFSLEAGKIEKLRGRLLQSAKEQGYTGEIVNTDESYPFDIKIALRELTVETRVPTGRYPIRERSILEYIDLLEPFGGNFPYPAFRAEGVTVHRVRELRGGHLQMEISQAGSAVFPAIAFGLRKSKALLGRSRPITVVFEPIWNYYNNSKTVQLCIKSIE from the coding sequence ATGGAAGATCTTGTCGCCTCCACATTGTCCTCCATGTTGAAAATCCCGCATGCAGTTGCGCGATTCCTTGTATCGCGTGGTATAAGGACGGTGTCCGATGCTTACCACATGCTTTGCTGCAGCGAAAACGATGTGCACGATCCGTTCCTCATGATGGGGATGGACAAGGCGGTGGAATGGATTTTGGGCGTTCGCGAACGTGGCGAACGTGTGTTCATTTTTGGCGACTACGATTTGGATGGCATGACCTCGGTAACGCTTTTGACGCGCTGCTTAAAGACGGTCGGCATTGAATCGGAATGGCGACTGCCGAACCGCTTTGGCGATGGCTACGGACTTTCGGTTTCTGCCGTCGATGAAATGTACGAGGCTGGCGCTCGCAACTTGATTACCGTAGATACGGGCATTACTGCGAATTTGGAAATCGCTCATGCCAAAGAGCTAGGTATGGCAGTCCTTGTGATGGACCACCACCAGCCTTCGGGCGATGGACTCCCGGTAAGCGATGTGCTTTTGGACCCGCACCAAGAAGGCGACGATTACCCGAACCCGGAACTTTGCGGTGTCGGTGTTTCGTATAAATTTATTTGTGCCCTGTACAGCCGCCTTGGGCTCCCGAATCCGGTGGAATACTTGGACTTGGTGGCACTTGGTACACTTGCGGACCTTGTGCAGATGACGCCTGAAAACCGCTATTTTACGCGGTCTGGGCTTGAATATTTAAAGAATAGCCGCTGGCCTGGAGTGCAAGAAATGTACTCGTCTCTCATGAAACCCCATAGCTGTGTGGGTGGCATTGACGTGATGTACAAATTGGCTCCGCTTTTGAATGCCCCGGGACGTATGGAACGCCCGGACCCGGCCCTTAAACTTCTTTTGTGCGAAAACAAGAGCGAGGCTTCGCAGCTCCTTGCGGAACTGAAGGAATGGAATAAGCGTCGTAAGGACAAAGAGGCCGAAATCACCGAAATGGCGATGGAACAAGTCAAGGCTCTTTATGGCGAAACCATCCCGACCGTGATTGTTGTTGCAGGTGAAAACTGGCATGTGGGCGTGATTGGCATTGTGGCTGCAAAACTTGCTCAGGAATTCCACAGGCCCTCAGCGGTGCTTTCGATTATCGATGGCATGGCGCATGCGAGCGCTCGTGCCGTTCCTGGATTCAACTGGCACAAGGCGCTATTCGAAAGTCGCGAGCTTTTTGACCGCTGGGGCGGGCATGCGAATGCCGCGGGCTTTTCGCTCGAAGCCGGGAAAATTGAAAAATTGCGTGGGCGCCTGTTGCAGTCAGCAAAAGAGCAGGGTTACACAGGAGAAATCGTCAATACCGACGAATCGTACCCGTTCGATATCAAGATTGCACTCCGTGAACTGACTGTAGAAACGCGTGTGCCGACAGGGCGTTACCCGATTCGTGAACGTTCGATTCTTGAATATATTGATTTGCTAGAACCGTTTGGCGGAAACTTCCCATACCCTGCATTCCGTGCCGAAGGCGTTACCGTACATCGTGTGCGTGAACTCCGCGGAGGGCATTTGCAGATGGAAATTTCGCAGGCGGGGAGTGCGGTGTTCCCGGCAATTGCTTTTGGACTCCGCAAGAGCAAGGCTTTGCTTGGACGTTCTCGACCGATAACGGTTGTGTTTGAGCCTATTTGGAATTATTACAACAACAGTAAGACGGTGCAACTTTGCATCAAGTCCATAGAGTAG
- a CDS encoding AAA family ATPase — MVETKMIEYRLNGPASQERIRIRLMAALRENRFPQSILIDGPVGIGKKALAMEIAQALQCTNPSVRPCGNCFGCKMAADTGVTDNWVVPMEAKEASARNAADVSAGSSAKTIQDFKQAYIEEIAKNPYRVDIFSAGAVISVELIRTMTASFAMKGDRVRVVIIAEADRMNDSAANAFLKTLEEVPPNTYFILTTSSREKLLQTIRSRCLALHLPPLTDEEVRAEAVRVGGEEFDESTLTDDVIGLAVGSPGMALYYAEHAKAWCSLAVDFIEKSLSQDYTDLFFELEDAELEDPAIVNRFLEVLSFLISDLLRQQSGAPLRIPDATGRVNLERFPQVGASALELALVCVQETMSRIASRRMAAVMCLQNLAMKLFEGYK, encoded by the coding sequence ATGGTTGAAACAAAAATGATCGAATATCGCTTGAATGGCCCCGCCTCCCAGGAACGAATCCGCATTCGTCTTATGGCGGCGTTGCGTGAGAACCGCTTCCCGCAGTCGATTCTGATTGACGGTCCTGTGGGGATTGGCAAAAAGGCCTTGGCGATGGAAATTGCCCAGGCGTTGCAGTGCACGAACCCCAGCGTTCGCCCCTGCGGCAATTGCTTCGGTTGCAAGATGGCAGCCGATACCGGCGTGACCGACAACTGGGTCGTGCCGATGGAAGCGAAAGAGGCTAGTGCCCGCAATGCGGCCGATGTCTCTGCCGGGAGTTCCGCAAAGACCATCCAGGATTTTAAGCAGGCCTACATCGAAGAAATTGCAAAGAACCCGTACCGTGTCGATATTTTCAGTGCGGGCGCCGTGATTTCGGTGGAACTCATCCGTACGATGACCGCCTCCTTTGCGATGAAGGGCGACCGCGTGCGCGTGGTGATTATTGCCGAGGCCGACCGCATGAACGATTCTGCTGCAAACGCGTTCCTCAAGACGCTCGAAGAAGTCCCGCCGAACACGTATTTCATTTTAACGACATCTTCTCGCGAAAAGCTTTTGCAGACCATCCGGTCGCGCTGCTTGGCGCTCCACTTGCCACCCCTTACCGACGAAGAAGTTCGCGCTGAGGCGGTTCGCGTGGGCGGTGAAGAATTTGACGAATCGACTTTGACCGACGATGTAATCGGGCTTGCCGTAGGGTCGCCTGGCATGGCGCTTTACTACGCCGAGCATGCAAAGGCTTGGTGCTCGCTTGCAGTTGATTTTATTGAAAAATCACTTTCGCAGGACTACACGGACTTGTTCTTTGAACTTGAAGATGCCGAACTTGAAGACCCGGCTATCGTGAACCGTTTCTTGGAAGTCTTGTCGTTCTTGATTTCGGATTTGCTGCGCCAACAGTCGGGCGCTCCGCTCCGTATTCCGGATGCTACCGGTCGTGTGAACCTTGAACGCTTCCCGCAGGTGGGGGCTTCGGCCTTGGAACTTGCGCTCGTGTGTGTTCAGGAGACCATGTCGAGAATCGCCTCAAGGCGAATGGCGGCCGTGATGTGCCTCCAGAACCTCGCGATGAAACTTTTTGAAGGCTACAAGTAA
- a CDS encoding murein hydrolase activator EnvC, producing MRRISRLFLLVFLAFAVMAFEPATVWGAPLKRTDTQIDEQKNALRKLEVDLAKKREELAVLETEEKGVLNTISLLDQNLNRTRSYLSELTRNEDMLQGAVKQLVMDIDSLDMKIRARKRAMRKRIRNLYVYGRSNDAEILFNLLTKNGNPEREVYWVHHLLNRDREDVETLRKLVAERTQKQQAQEKHLAELSRLRSRKAVEERGLVAQMNGQARMLNSLKHDKAVQRMALKEFERNQKTMLALLKKLEQRRKREIEEAKRAEAARLAALKKKEKAAEKKREADKKREEEKARQAEAAKKTIQVSPFKGPKCMPLDGPIISEYGLQEHPVLHIMTRNLGVEIRGKRGGRIRAAAAGTVAMVAEIDGRGPSVIIEHEDGTYTVYGHMKAIHVQEGKSVKKCEEIGEVGDIASLNGIKLYFQVSEGTQTVDPLQWLKQK from the coding sequence ATGCGCCGTATATCTCGGTTGTTTCTGTTGGTGTTTTTAGCCTTTGCTGTTATGGCCTTTGAGCCCGCTACTGTTTGGGGTGCGCCTTTAAAACGGACAGATACGCAGATTGACGAACAAAAGAACGCGCTCAGAAAGCTGGAAGTGGACCTTGCAAAGAAACGTGAGGAACTTGCCGTCCTTGAAACCGAAGAAAAAGGTGTCTTGAACACGATTTCACTTTTGGACCAGAACCTGAACCGCACAAGGTCTTACCTTTCGGAACTGACCCGCAATGAAGATATGTTGCAAGGGGCCGTGAAGCAACTTGTGATGGATATCGATTCGCTTGACATGAAAATCAGGGCGCGTAAGCGGGCCATGCGAAAACGTATCCGTAATTTGTATGTATATGGCCGTAGCAATGATGCCGAAATTCTTTTTAATCTTCTGACCAAGAACGGTAACCCGGAACGCGAAGTTTACTGGGTACACCATTTGCTGAACCGCGACCGCGAGGACGTGGAGACGCTCCGAAAACTCGTTGCCGAACGTACGCAGAAGCAGCAGGCGCAAGAGAAACACTTGGCTGAACTTTCGAGACTCCGCTCCCGCAAGGCGGTCGAGGAACGAGGTCTTGTAGCGCAGATGAACGGTCAGGCGCGCATGCTGAACTCCCTGAAACACGACAAGGCCGTGCAGCGCATGGCGCTCAAGGAATTCGAACGCAACCAGAAGACCATGCTTGCGCTCCTCAAAAAACTTGAACAGCGCCGCAAGCGAGAAATCGAAGAAGCGAAGCGCGCCGAGGCGGCCCGCCTTGCTGCCCTCAAGAAAAAGGAAAAGGCGGCCGAGAAAAAGCGTGAAGCGGATAAGAAACGCGAGGAAGAAAAGGCTCGTCAGGCCGAAGCGGCGAAAAAGACCATTCAGGTTTCTCCGTTCAAGGGCCCGAAGTGCATGCCTCTCGATGGCCCGATTATCAGTGAATACGGCCTACAGGAACATCCGGTGCTTCACATCATGACGCGTAACTTGGGTGTCGAAATCCGAGGTAAACGGGGTGGACGTATTCGTGCTGCCGCAGCGGGAACTGTTGCGATGGTTGCCGAAATTGATGGTCGCGGACCTTCAGTTATCATTGAACACGAAGATGGAACGTACACGGTGTACGGTCACATGAAAGCAATCCACGTCCAAGAGGGCAAAAGTGTCAAGAAATGCGAAGAAATTGGAGAAGTGGGCGATATTGCTTCGTTAAATGGAATTAAATTGTACTTTCAAGTAAGCGAAGGGACACAAACCGTGGACCCGTTGCAATGGTTGAAACAAAAATGA
- a CDS encoding ABC transporter permease encodes MFGQLGYLISESFRGWKQHRTVILPSLLTIFLCSLLLASSFTALGVSFKLLSVEKSLYVIEAFLNENVPEDSIPAIQTRLEHFRHVESVSFVSADSALSDFRRHFSSDMLDLVEGNPIPAFFRVSLSDEARNPLDLSEVRHAIAEETVFEEVQAPVKWASRIASWKFKMIFWPICISILLLITLSLIICNSVRLSLMSRKLLVENMKYAGGSYLFIEFPFVLEGAMQGFIGSGVAVLLLGLVIKSVVKMFPIVATGVSYFGIVVLFTVLLETALAGYFSFRTVRNFLFEKKGEQE; translated from the coding sequence GTGTTCGGACAATTAGGTTACTTAATATCGGAATCTTTTCGAGGATGGAAGCAGCACCGCACGGTGATTCTCCCGTCTCTTTTGACAATTTTTCTGTGCTCGCTTCTCTTGGCGTCTTCTTTTACGGCGTTGGGAGTTTCGTTTAAGCTTCTCTCTGTCGAAAAATCGTTGTACGTCATTGAAGCGTTTTTGAACGAGAATGTTCCTGAGGATTCCATTCCGGCAATCCAGACGAGGCTTGAGCATTTTCGCCATGTAGAGTCGGTCTCGTTTGTGAGTGCGGATTCTGCGCTTTCGGATTTTCGCCGTCATTTTTCATCGGATATGCTGGATCTTGTCGAAGGTAACCCGATTCCAGCATTTTTCCGTGTGTCGTTGAGCGATGAGGCTCGCAATCCGCTGGACCTTTCCGAAGTGCGACATGCAATTGCAGAGGAGACTGTTTTTGAAGAGGTGCAGGCTCCGGTAAAATGGGCTTCGCGAATTGCATCGTGGAAGTTCAAGATGATTTTCTGGCCGATTTGCATCAGTATCCTTTTGCTCATTACGCTCTCGCTCATTATTTGCAATTCGGTGCGTCTTTCGCTCATGTCCCGCAAGCTTTTGGTCGAGAACATGAAATATGCCGGCGGCAGTTACCTGTTCATTGAATTCCCGTTTGTACTGGAAGGGGCGATGCAGGGATTTATCGGGAGCGGCGTTGCCGTGTTGCTGCTTGGGCTTGTAATCAAGTCCGTGGTGAAAATGTTCCCGATTGTGGCAACCGGAGTCTCGTATTTTGGAATCGTAGTGCTCTTTACGGTACTCCTTGAAACGGCTCTTGCGGGATACTTTAGTTTCCGCACGGTGCGAAACTTCTTGTTCGAAAAGAAAGGTGAGCAGGAATAA
- a CDS encoding YbbR-like domain-containing protein: protein MGNIILKITALVCAMALWFYVISLKDFQLTMEVPLTFVKLPEALAIASKPPSTVSVIVEGKPLDLIRLQSQKQAAMVVDMHLAELGSKRIHLDSKNFVAPNFTSVHYVEPDNQYLFIDVAVDTRIERSIPIKNNVTFSAAPGYVIVQQPKLMQEDLMVSGARNALTRIIDIPTDSIFKDSIKESQTFSVPLATDQLPPFVTPSDTVAKIFVDVQKIKSKEFKNIPIHLIGFYDRALNTLSPQQATVEVTGGEKVIEAIQHNDIELFIEYNRFAIEDADSLAPTIKLNLPPDIDRNMSIKAVLVKPDKIKLIKTKTEDENKDEDYGI from the coding sequence ATGGGAAACATCATATTAAAGATTACCGCACTGGTATGCGCGATGGCCCTTTGGTTCTATGTCATCTCGCTCAAGGACTTCCAACTGACAATGGAAGTTCCGCTTACGTTCGTGAAATTGCCCGAAGCACTCGCGATTGCATCTAAACCGCCTAGCACCGTTTCCGTGATTGTCGAAGGAAAGCCCCTCGACCTCATCCGTCTGCAGTCGCAAAAGCAGGCCGCGATGGTTGTCGACATGCACCTTGCCGAACTCGGCTCCAAGCGCATCCATCTTGATTCCAAGAACTTCGTGGCCCCGAACTTTACAAGCGTCCACTATGTGGAACCGGACAACCAATACCTCTTCATCGACGTTGCCGTCGACACGCGAATCGAACGCAGCATTCCCATCAAGAACAATGTGACATTCAGCGCCGCTCCGGGCTACGTTATCGTTCAGCAGCCCAAGCTCATGCAAGAAGACCTCATGGTTTCTGGCGCTAGGAACGCCCTCACGCGCATTATCGACATCCCGACAGATTCCATCTTCAAGGACAGCATCAAGGAAAGCCAGACATTCTCTGTCCCGCTCGCGACCGATCAGCTTCCGCCGTTTGTAACACCGAGCGATACTGTCGCAAAGATTTTTGTTGACGTTCAAAAAATCAAGTCCAAAGAATTCAAGAACATCCCCATCCACCTTATCGGTTTCTATGACCGCGCTTTGAACACGCTCTCTCCCCAGCAAGCGACAGTTGAAGTCACTGGCGGTGAAAAGGTCATTGAAGCCATCCAGCACAACGATATCGAACTTTTCATCGAATACAATCGTTTCGCCATCGAAGATGCCGACAGCCTTGCTCCGACAATCAAGTTGAACCTGCCGCCAGACATCGACCGCAATATGTCCATCAAGGCAGTTCTTGTCAAACCCGACAAGATCAAGCTTATCAAGACAAAAACCGAGGACGAGAACAAAGACGAGGATTATGGAATATGA
- the tsaD gene encoding tRNA (adenosine(37)-N6)-threonylcarbamoyltransferase complex transferase subunit TsaD: protein MIWLGIESSCDETACAVLQDDPLKVLSNPLYSQIDEHALYGGVVPEIAARAHLQKIAPIAEAAVKEAGIELKDIDAIAYTTGPGLMGPLLVGASFAKGLARDLNIPAYGMNHLEGHLAAAWLSNPDIEPPFLTLTVSGGHTELVMEEPGFKYTSIGRTRDDAAGEAFDKCGKLLGLKYPAGATISRLGKDKNRKFVEFPRALHTHDNCEFSFSGLKTAVLRYTETHDPEFIQQNLGDICASLEDAIVDSLVTKTINALKKTKMKTLVMGGGVSANSWLRTRLQDYCDKKGIRFCVPDRSLSTDNGAMIAAAAIRRKSQGKLESIDVVKPWMPLAL from the coding sequence ATGATTTGGCTTGGAATTGAATCCAGCTGCGACGAAACTGCATGTGCCGTTTTGCAAGACGACCCGCTTAAAGTTCTTTCGAACCCTCTCTATAGCCAAATTGATGAACACGCGCTTTACGGAGGAGTTGTCCCCGAAATCGCAGCGCGTGCGCACCTCCAAAAAATCGCCCCCATTGCCGAAGCAGCCGTTAAAGAAGCAGGCATTGAGCTCAAGGATATTGACGCGATCGCCTACACCACGGGTCCAGGCCTTATGGGTCCACTCCTTGTCGGCGCCAGTTTTGCCAAGGGACTCGCCCGCGACTTGAACATTCCGGCTTACGGCATGAACCATCTCGAAGGGCACCTCGCCGCAGCATGGCTTTCTAACCCGGACATCGAGCCACCGTTTTTGACGCTCACCGTCTCGGGTGGCCACACGGAACTTGTGATGGAAGAACCGGGTTTCAAGTACACAAGCATCGGACGTACCCGCGATGACGCCGCCGGCGAAGCATTCGACAAATGCGGAAAGCTCCTCGGACTGAAATACCCGGCAGGTGCCACCATCAGCCGTTTGGGCAAGGACAAGAACCGCAAATTCGTCGAATTTCCGCGTGCGCTCCACACCCATGACAACTGCGAATTTTCGTTCAGCGGCCTAAAGACCGCCGTACTCCGTTACACCGAAACGCACGACCCAGAATTTATCCAGCAGAACCTTGGCGATATTTGCGCATCGCTCGAAGATGCCATTGTCGATAGCCTTGTCACAAAGACCATCAACGCGCTCAAGAAAACGAAGATGAAAACTCTCGTGATGGGCGGAGGCGTAAGTGCCAACAGTTGGCTCAGAACACGTCTGCAGGATTACTGCGACAAGAAAGGAATCCGTTTTTGCGTTCCCGACCGCAGCCTGAGTACGGACAACGGAGCGATGATTGCCGCAGCAGCCATCCGCCGCAAGTCGCAAGGCAAGCTCGAGTCCATCGATGTCGTGAAGCCGTGGATGCCGCTCGCACTGTAG
- a CDS encoding biotin--[acetyl-CoA-carboxylase] ligase, which yields MFSQERAFTDWQLTGFGSAPAFLFETIESTHKLMKAMAASGEIAPGTLFVADSQSNGHGRHERTWDSPAGKNLYFNILIPLEGIPANRFAQITQVAALTFAETFNNIHSAIQDSAQFANVNAVDKCATPTNANRAKPEIVTAPKITVKWPNDILFGKSKFCGILAEIVYTRTHQSGTTSENAPRPALNMGVGINVNSDPEDYAHLNRAVTTLKAIFGHTINREKLLQQLIGNLERAIGQFKAFGIRPWVAAWKRMDQFIGTRGTIVVNNRCTDQNRETGEGAIKKSGTIIDMQDDGSLLFKCDDGTIETVISADLEI from the coding sequence ATGTTTTCGCAAGAACGTGCATTCACAGATTGGCAGCTTACGGGTTTCGGTAGCGCACCGGCATTTCTTTTCGAGACAATCGAAAGTACGCACAAGCTCATGAAGGCCATGGCAGCCTCCGGCGAAATTGCTCCCGGCACACTCTTTGTTGCTGATTCGCAAAGCAATGGACATGGACGTCACGAACGAACCTGGGACTCCCCCGCCGGAAAAAACCTTTACTTCAATATTCTAATCCCGCTAGAAGGCATCCCCGCCAATCGTTTCGCACAAATTACGCAAGTGGCGGCACTCACGTTTGCAGAAACGTTCAATAATATTCATTCCGCAATTCAGGACAGTGCGCAGTTCGCAAATGTAAATGCGGTCGATAAATGCGCCACCCCCACGAACGCAAACCGCGCAAAACCAGAAATCGTAACCGCCCCGAAAATTACAGTCAAGTGGCCGAACGACATTCTCTTTGGCAAAAGCAAGTTCTGCGGAATTTTAGCGGAAATCGTTTATACACGCACACATCAATCGGGGACGACAAGTGAGAATGCGCCGCGCCCAGCACTCAACATGGGAGTCGGCATCAACGTCAACAGCGATCCCGAAGATTATGCCCACCTGAACCGAGCAGTCACTACGCTCAAAGCCATTTTCGGGCACACAATCAATCGAGAAAAACTTTTGCAACAACTCATCGGGAATCTCGAACGCGCCATCGGGCAGTTTAAAGCATTCGGCATTCGCCCCTGGGTCGCTGCATGGAAACGCATGGACCAGTTCATCGGCACCCGCGGCACCATTGTCGTAAACAACCGCTGCACCGATCAAAACCGCGAAACAGGCGAAGGCGCTATCAAAAAATCCGGCACCATCATTGACATGCAAGATGACGGCAGCCTGCTCTTCAAATGCGATGACGGCACAATCGAAACCGTCATTTCTGCAGATTTAGAGATTTAA